In Streptomyces chartreusis NRRL 3882, the following are encoded in one genomic region:
- a CDS encoding zf-HC2 domain-containing protein, which translates to MNGPDRFEAHDGDDGPEEKDKPRNEGDIQDERPEGPQNERAAGRPPRIPLPRASVEDSGLPLPALEEPGDATEPPPVRPVLEHPVLKALLGAWALAACSAEEATAVEEHLGECGACADEARRLREAVGLLQRPDSLDLDPGLRTRVLESCLERRPPRIPVPDWAAAYDTETARLDALLQDFGDAEWHAPVRLRWFRSDEATSRRTTVAGVIAHLLSVDGLVAVALGLDDPLGDVTSRQPTPASRTEAYWSASHFPPTRAVRAPWREQSHNLVRTVSFTGSGVGGLPVPYGDFELPLHDAMLDRAFECWVHAEDIANAVDYPYDPPTPRHLHRMIDLAARMLPNALADRRRSGLAAPAHHRHLVTAGEPGRSLRLEIEGSGGGEWLIPLDSPAAKGSAEHEVAHVALDGVEFCRLAAGHVPPQEAAAGQVGDREAIRDVLFAAASLSRM; encoded by the coding sequence GTGAACGGGCCGGACCGGTTCGAGGCGCACGACGGCGATGACGGACCCGAGGAGAAGGACAAGCCCCGGAACGAAGGCGACATTCAGGACGAACGCCCCGAAGGCCCGCAGAACGAGCGTGCTGCTGGGCGCCCGCCGCGGATCCCCCTGCCCCGGGCCTCCGTCGAGGACAGCGGGCTGCCGTTGCCCGCGCTGGAGGAGCCCGGTGACGCGACAGAACCGCCGCCCGTACGGCCCGTGTTGGAGCACCCCGTGCTGAAGGCCCTGCTCGGCGCCTGGGCGCTGGCCGCGTGCTCGGCGGAGGAGGCCACGGCCGTCGAGGAGCACCTCGGCGAGTGCGGCGCGTGTGCCGACGAGGCCCGGCGGCTGCGCGAGGCGGTCGGGCTGCTGCAACGCCCCGACAGCCTCGACCTGGATCCGGGCCTGCGCACCCGGGTCCTGGAGTCCTGCCTGGAGCGCCGCCCGCCGCGCATCCCGGTGCCGGACTGGGCCGCCGCGTACGACACCGAGACCGCGCGCCTGGACGCCCTGCTCCAGGACTTCGGCGACGCCGAGTGGCACGCGCCGGTACGGCTGCGCTGGTTCCGGAGCGACGAGGCCACGAGCCGCCGCACCACCGTCGCCGGCGTCATCGCGCATCTGCTCAGCGTGGACGGGCTGGTCGCGGTCGCGCTGGGCCTCGACGACCCACTGGGCGACGTCACGTCCCGGCAGCCGACCCCGGCGTCCCGCACCGAGGCGTACTGGAGCGCCTCCCACTTCCCGCCCACCCGTGCCGTGCGGGCGCCCTGGCGGGAGCAGAGCCACAACCTCGTCCGCACGGTGTCCTTCACGGGCAGCGGCGTCGGCGGCCTGCCGGTGCCCTACGGCGACTTCGAGCTGCCCCTGCACGACGCGATGCTCGACCGGGCCTTCGAGTGCTGGGTGCACGCTGAGGACATCGCGAACGCGGTCGACTACCCGTACGACCCGCCCACGCCGCGCCACCTGCACCGCATGATCGACCTGGCCGCCCGCATGCTGCCGAACGCCCTGGCCGACCGCCGCCGCAGCGGCCTGGCCGCACCCGCCCACCACCGCCATCTCGTGACAGCGGGCGAACCGGGCCGCAGCCTCCGCCTGGAGATCGAGGGCTCGGGCGGCGGCGAGTGGCTGATCCCCCTCGACTCCCCCGCGGCCAAGGGCTCGGCCGAACACGAGGTGGCCCACGTGGCCCTGGACGGCGTGGAGTTCTGCCGCCTGGCAGCGGGCCACGTACCCCCACAGGAGGCGGCAGCGGGTCAGGTGGGAGACAGAGAGGCGATCAGGGATGTCCTGTTCGCGGCGGCGTCACTGAGCAGGATGTAA
- a CDS encoding STAS domain-containing protein encodes MVVTFKVTGGEQGEWAVLQVSGELDLVTSPVLRQRVHDVVAEGHHCLVLDLSEVFFCDSSGVGVLIAARRLIRSCQGRLRLVLPARGAADGSHVNRVLGALGVRRLFDVYGDLDAALGDEGEPLSA; translated from the coding sequence GTGGTGGTGACCTTCAAAGTGACCGGCGGCGAGCAGGGCGAGTGGGCCGTGCTCCAGGTGTCGGGCGAGCTGGATCTGGTGACGTCGCCGGTGCTGCGTCAGCGTGTGCACGACGTGGTGGCCGAGGGGCACCACTGTCTCGTCCTCGACCTGTCCGAGGTGTTCTTCTGCGATTCCAGCGGCGTCGGCGTGCTCATCGCCGCCCGCCGGCTGATCCGCTCCTGCCAGGGCCGGCTGCGGCTGGTGCTGCCCGCCCGGGGCGCGGCCGACGGATCCCATGTCAACCGGGTCCTCGGCGCGCTGGGCGTACGCAGGCTGTTCGACGTGTACGGCGATCTGGACGCGGCCCTGGGCGACGAGGGCGAACCCCTGTCCGCGTGA
- a CDS encoding acyl-CoA dehydrogenase produces the protein MDLSDTPVEQEFRAKLRQWLARVLPGLPPEPSPDDWPGRRAYDLGWQRRLHDAGYGDVHWDASPTIRLIFLEETEKAGAPYVGANFVGLLHAGPTIAAEGTDAQRARWLPPILRGEEVWCQGFSEPDAGSDLAALRTRAWRDGDAYVVTGSKIWTSHAEVADWCELLVRTDPKAPRHRGITWLAVPMDAPGITVRPLRTLAGSAEFAEVFLDEVRVPVGNRVGDENDGWRVTMVTLSFERGTAFAGEVVACRRVLGELAVTARENGRWDDPALRRRLGGLHAEFRALWRLTQWNVSAAEASGGVPGVSGSVFKLRYSHARQELYDAAAEVLGADCLDLDRPWTLDRLSSLSYTIAAGTSQIQHSIIAERILGLPKGR, from the coding sequence ATGGACCTGTCGGACACGCCCGTGGAGCAGGAGTTCCGGGCCAAGCTGCGCCAATGGCTGGCGCGGGTGCTCCCGGGGCTCCCGCCCGAACCGTCCCCCGACGACTGGCCCGGGCGGCGGGCGTACGACCTCGGCTGGCAGCGCAGGCTCCACGACGCCGGTTACGGCGACGTCCACTGGGACGCCTCGCCGACCATCCGGCTGATCTTCCTGGAGGAGACCGAGAAGGCGGGCGCGCCCTACGTGGGCGCCAACTTCGTGGGGCTGCTGCACGCCGGGCCGACGATCGCCGCCGAGGGCACGGACGCGCAACGGGCGCGCTGGCTGCCGCCGATCCTGCGCGGCGAGGAGGTCTGGTGCCAGGGCTTCAGCGAACCGGACGCCGGCTCCGACCTCGCGGCCCTGCGCACGCGCGCGTGGCGCGACGGCGACGCCTACGTGGTGACCGGCTCCAAGATCTGGACCTCCCACGCGGAAGTCGCCGACTGGTGCGAGCTGTTGGTCCGCACCGACCCGAAGGCGCCCAGGCACCGGGGCATCACCTGGCTGGCCGTGCCCATGGACGCGCCCGGCATCACCGTACGGCCGCTGCGCACGCTCGCCGGATCGGCCGAGTTCGCCGAGGTCTTCCTCGACGAGGTGCGGGTGCCGGTGGGGAACCGGGTCGGGGACGAGAACGACGGCTGGCGCGTGACCATGGTGACGCTGTCCTTCGAACGCGGCACGGCCTTCGCCGGCGAGGTCGTCGCCTGCCGCCGCGTCCTCGGCGAACTGGCCGTCACGGCCCGCGAGAACGGCCGCTGGGACGACCCGGCGCTGCGGCGCAGGCTGGGCGGGCTCCACGCCGAGTTCCGGGCGCTGTGGCGGCTGACGCAGTGGAACGTGAGTGCGGCGGAGGCGTCGGGGGGAGTGCCGGGCGTCAGCGGCTCGGTCTTCAAGCTGCGGTACTCGCACGCCCGCCAGGAGCTCTACGACGCCGCCGCCGAGGTACTGGGCGCCGACTGCCTCGACCTGGACCGCCCGTGGACGCTGGACCGCCTCTCCTCCCTGTCGTACACCATCGCGGCCGGCACCTCGCAGATCCAGCACAGCATCATCGCCGAGCGGATCCTCGGCCTGCCGAAGGGACGGTGA
- a CDS encoding class I adenylate-forming enzyme family protein → MNETPHALSSSRTLWELVARRAARTPDRPLFLQDGRPGGRTLTFGALHARAERVAAGLYGMGVRPGTVVAWQLPTRIETALLSFALARLGAVQTPVIPFYRDREVGFALRESKAEFFAVPGTWRGFDHTEMARRLGAKGVFEAYDDLPDGDPSVLPAPPSDGTAVRWIYWTSGTTSAPKGVLHTDRSLLAGGSCLAHALRPSPDDVGSIAFPYAHIGGPDYTVMLLLYGFPAVLFEQFALPDALASYRTHGVTIAGGSTAFYSMFLAEQRKQPGVPIVPSLRLLAGGGAPKPPELYHAVISEMGVQLTHGYGMTEVPMITMGSPDDSPELLATTEGRPPEGMEIRIVDGEVRLRGEAVCRGYLDPGQTAEAFDEDGFLRTGDLGRLTETGHLVLTGRLKDVIIRKGENISAQEIEDLLHRHPAVGDVAVIGLPDAARGELVCAVVERPPGAEALTLAAATAFLRAEGLSVHKLPERLEVVDALPRGETLRKVLKYELRERYAGT, encoded by the coding sequence GTGAACGAGACCCCGCACGCCCTGAGTTCGTCCCGCACCCTGTGGGAGCTGGTCGCCCGCCGCGCCGCCCGCACCCCCGACCGCCCGCTCTTCCTCCAGGACGGCCGGCCCGGGGGGCGCACGCTCACCTTCGGTGCCCTGCACGCGCGCGCCGAGCGGGTCGCGGCCGGCCTGTACGGCATGGGCGTACGCCCCGGCACGGTGGTCGCCTGGCAGCTGCCCACCCGCATCGAGACGGCCCTGCTGTCCTTCGCGCTGGCCCGCCTCGGCGCCGTGCAGACCCCGGTGATCCCCTTCTACCGGGACCGCGAGGTCGGCTTCGCGCTGCGCGAGTCGAAGGCGGAGTTCTTCGCCGTGCCGGGCACCTGGCGGGGCTTCGACCACACGGAGATGGCCAGGCGGCTCGGCGCGAAGGGCGTCTTCGAGGCGTACGACGACCTGCCCGACGGCGATCCGTCCGTGCTGCCCGCCCCGCCCTCCGACGGCACCGCGGTCCGCTGGATCTACTGGACGTCCGGCACGACCTCCGCCCCCAAGGGCGTGCTGCACACGGACCGTTCGCTCCTCGCGGGCGGCTCCTGCCTGGCCCACGCGCTACGGCCCTCGCCGGACGACGTGGGGTCGATCGCCTTCCCCTACGCCCACATAGGCGGGCCCGACTACACGGTGATGCTGCTGCTGTACGGCTTCCCGGCGGTGCTGTTCGAGCAGTTCGCGCTGCCGGACGCGCTGGCGTCGTACCGCACGCACGGGGTGACGATCGCGGGCGGGTCGACGGCGTTCTACTCGATGTTCCTGGCGGAGCAGCGGAAGCAGCCGGGAGTTCCGATCGTTCCTTCGCTGCGGCTGCTGGCGGGCGGCGGGGCGCCCAAGCCGCCGGAGCTGTATCACGCCGTGATCAGCGAGATGGGCGTGCAGCTCACCCATGGTTACGGCATGACCGAGGTGCCGATGATCACCATGGGGTCGCCGGACGACTCCCCCGAGCTGCTGGCGACGACCGAGGGGCGGCCGCCGGAGGGGATGGAGATACGGATCGTCGACGGCGAGGTGCGGTTGCGCGGGGAAGCGGTGTGCCGGGGATATCTGGACCCGGGGCAGACGGCCGAGGCCTTCGACGAGGACGGGTTCCTGCGCACCGGCGACCTCGGGCGGCTGACGGAGACCGGGCACCTGGTCCTCACCGGCCGGCTGAAGGACGTGATCATCCGCAAGGGCGAGAACATCTCGGCCCAGGAGATCGAGGACCTGCTGCACCGGCATCCGGCGGTCGGGGACGTGGCGGTGATCGGGCTGCCGGACGCGGCGCGCGGGGAGCTGGTGTGCGCGGTGGTGGAACGGCCGCCGGGAGCCGAGGCCTTGACGCTCGCGGCCGCGACCGCCTTCCTGCGCGCCGAGGGACTGTCCGTGCACAAGCTGCCGGAACGGCTGGAGGTGGTGGACGCCCTTCCGCGGGGCGAGACCCTGCGGAAGGTGCTGAAGTACGAGCTGCGCGAGCGCTATGCGGGCACGTGA
- a CDS encoding ATP-binding protein, with translation MQLEIRPDPAEVGRARRWARSRLAGSGIQADEPLAETLILLVSELVTNAVVHTGRPAVLRLSLPHAVTEEITVRLEVADRSGRAPVPRCADDDATGGRGLALVDGLADRWGWSVESTGKRIWCELDRCSKSPEVTAGCGGGAVACGGGASVEGLAYEAV, from the coding sequence GTGCAGCTGGAGATCCGGCCCGACCCCGCAGAGGTGGGGCGGGCCCGGCGGTGGGCCCGCTCCCGCCTGGCCGGGTCGGGCATACAGGCCGACGAGCCGCTCGCCGAGACCCTGATCCTGCTCGTCTCCGAGCTGGTCACCAACGCCGTGGTGCACACCGGCCGGCCCGCCGTGCTGCGGCTGTCGCTGCCGCACGCCGTGACGGAGGAGATCACCGTCCGCCTCGAGGTCGCCGACCGCAGCGGCCGGGCCCCCGTGCCCCGGTGCGCGGACGACGACGCGACCGGCGGCCGGGGCCTCGCCCTCGTCGACGGCCTCGCCGACCGCTGGGGCTGGAGCGTCGAGAGCACCGGCAAGCGCATCTGGTGCGAGCTGGACCGGTGTTCGAAGTCCCCCGAGGTCACGGCGGGGTGCGGGGGCGGCGCGGTGGCGTGCGGCGGTGGAGCGTCCGTCGAGGGGCTGGCGTACGAGGCGGTCTGA
- a CDS encoding acyl-CoA dehydrogenase family protein encodes MRFRLTDDQRALRDGMRQLLARHFDGAAPRAAAEAPARLDRELWRALGDAGFFALRLPEADGGVGLGAAEAVLVFEEAGRALVPGPLLATHLAAGAVPGAATGETVVASVDGALAEWLAQADVVRGDAAGAVPVRSLDPLTPLHRVPGGTAAEPDPVAVLLTAAEQLGTAARVCELAVQHARAREQFGRPIGSFQAVAHLCAGMLVRSETARAAVYAAAVTGDPVDIAAARLLADEAAVRGARDCLQVHGGMGFTWESEVHLHLKRAWVRTQRAGGVTESEESLAAALVTGVV; translated from the coding sequence GTGCGCTTCCGGCTGACGGACGACCAGCGGGCGTTGCGGGACGGCATGCGGCAGCTGCTGGCGCGGCACTTCGACGGGGCGGCGCCGCGGGCCGCCGCGGAGGCGCCCGCGCGGCTCGACCGGGAACTGTGGCGGGCCCTCGGCGACGCCGGGTTCTTCGCGCTGCGGCTGCCTGAGGCGGACGGCGGTGTCGGACTGGGCGCGGCCGAGGCGGTGTTGGTGTTCGAGGAGGCCGGGCGGGCGCTGGTGCCCGGTCCGCTGCTCGCCACCCACCTAGCCGCCGGTGCCGTACCGGGCGCGGCCACCGGAGAGACCGTCGTGGCGAGTGTCGACGGCGCACTGGCGGAGTGGCTGGCGCAGGCCGACGTCGTACGCGGCGACGCCGCCGGAGCCGTGCCGGTGCGCTCCCTCGACCCGTTGACGCCGCTGCACCGCGTGCCCGGCGGCACGGCGGCGGAACCGGATCCCGTCGCCGTCCTCCTCACCGCCGCCGAGCAGCTCGGCACGGCCGCCCGCGTCTGCGAGCTGGCGGTGCAACACGCCCGGGCGCGCGAACAGTTCGGACGGCCCATCGGGAGCTTCCAGGCGGTGGCACACCTGTGCGCCGGGATGCTGGTCCGGTCGGAGACGGCCCGCGCGGCGGTGTACGCGGCGGCCGTCACCGGCGACCCGGTCGACATCGCCGCCGCCCGCCTGCTCGCCGACGAGGCCGCCGTGCGCGGTGCCCGCGACTGTCTCCAGGTGCACGGCGGCATGGGCTTCACCTGGGAGTCCGAGGTCCATCTGCATCTGAAGCGCGCATGGGTTCGAACCCAGCGTGCGGGCGGTGTCACGGAGAGTGAGGAATCTCTGGCGGCCGCTCTGGTGACCGGAGTGGTGTGA
- a CDS encoding amidohydrolase family protein, with product MATELPRIISVDDHVIEPAHLFDTWLPAKYRDRGPKALTAGIGELAYVGGKYRITMDPDGPPTDWWIYEDLKFPYKRNIAAVGFDRDQMTLEGITRQEMRPGCWDPQERLKDMDLNHVEASLCFPSFPRFCGQTFAEAHDKEVALACVRAYNDWMVQEWCGDSGGRLIPLCLIPLWDVELAVAEIRRNAARGVKAVTFSEIPTHLGLPSIHSGYWDPFFAVCQETGTVVNMHIGSSSQMPAASPDAPPAVQASLSFNNAMASMMDFLFSGVLVRFPRLKLAYSEGQMGWVPYALERADDVWDEHRAWGGVRDTIPEPPSTYYYRQIFCCFFRDKHGVASIDAVGRDNATFETDYPHVDSTFPHTKEVALDHVKGLDDETVYKLMRGNAIRMLDLDLDR from the coding sequence ATGGCGACCGAACTGCCCCGCATCATCAGCGTCGACGACCACGTGATCGAGCCCGCCCACCTCTTCGACACCTGGCTGCCGGCCAAGTACCGCGACCGCGGCCCCAAGGCGCTGACCGCCGGGATCGGCGAACTCGCCTACGTCGGCGGCAAGTACCGGATCACCATGGACCCGGACGGCCCACCCACCGACTGGTGGATCTACGAGGATCTGAAGTTCCCGTACAAGCGCAACATCGCCGCCGTCGGCTTCGACCGCGACCAGATGACCCTGGAGGGCATCACCCGCCAGGAGATGCGGCCCGGCTGCTGGGACCCCCAAGAGCGGTTGAAGGACATGGACCTCAACCATGTGGAGGCCAGCCTGTGCTTCCCGAGCTTCCCGAGGTTCTGCGGCCAGACCTTCGCCGAGGCGCACGACAAGGAGGTCGCCCTGGCCTGCGTGCGCGCCTACAACGACTGGATGGTGCAGGAGTGGTGCGGGGACAGCGGCGGGCGGCTCATCCCGCTGTGCCTGATCCCGCTGTGGGACGTCGAACTGGCGGTCGCCGAGATCCGCCGCAACGCCGCACGCGGGGTGAAGGCCGTCACCTTCTCCGAGATCCCCACCCACCTCGGGCTGCCGTCCATCCACTCCGGCTACTGGGACCCGTTCTTCGCCGTCTGCCAGGAGACCGGCACGGTCGTCAACATGCACATCGGGTCCTCGTCCCAGATGCCGGCCGCCTCCCCGGACGCCCCGCCCGCCGTCCAGGCCTCGCTCAGCTTCAACAACGCGATGGCCTCGATGATGGACTTCCTCTTCAGCGGGGTGCTGGTGAGGTTCCCGCGCCTCAAACTCGCCTACAGCGAAGGCCAGATGGGCTGGGTCCCGTACGCCCTGGAGCGCGCCGACGACGTCTGGGATGAGCACCGGGCCTGGGGCGGCGTCCGCGACACGATCCCCGAGCCGCCCTCGACGTACTACTACCGGCAGATCTTCTGCTGCTTCTTCCGCGACAAGCACGGCGTGGCGTCGATCGACGCCGTCGGCCGCGACAACGCCACCTTCGAGACGGACTACCCGCACGTCGACTCGACCTTCCCGCACACCAAGGAGGTCGCCCTCGACCATGTGAAGGGCCTGGACGACGAGACGGTCTACAAGCTGATGCGGGGCAACGCCATCCGGATGCTGGACCTGGACCTCGACCGCTGA
- a CDS encoding EF-hand domain-containing protein, producing MVSSEYERRIAARFATFDQDGNGYIDREDFYGATKALLTEFAVAARSDKGQALYGGAEAFWQGMAGIADRDGDQRITREEFVNGAVKRLRDNPDRFAEIARPFLHAALDVADTDGDGAATVEEAARVLKCLGVPEDIAGPAAAALDADGDGKVGEAEVVPAFARYFTVPE from the coding sequence ATGGTCAGCAGCGAGTACGAGCGCAGGATCGCCGCCCGGTTCGCCACCTTCGACCAGGACGGCAACGGTTACATCGACCGCGAGGACTTCTACGGCGCGACCAAGGCGCTGCTCACGGAGTTCGCCGTGGCGGCCCGGTCCGACAAGGGACAGGCGCTGTACGGCGGCGCCGAGGCGTTCTGGCAGGGCATGGCCGGGATAGCGGACCGCGACGGCGACCAGCGCATCACGCGCGAGGAGTTCGTCAACGGCGCGGTCAAGCGGCTGCGCGACAACCCCGACCGGTTCGCCGAGATCGCCCGTCCCTTCCTGCACGCGGCCCTGGACGTCGCCGACACCGACGGTGACGGCGCGGCGACGGTCGAGGAGGCCGCCCGTGTCCTGAAGTGCCTCGGCGTCCCCGAGGACATCGCCGGCCCGGCCGCCGCCGCGCTCGACGCGGACGGTGACGGCAAGGTCGGCGAGGCCGAGGTCGTCCCCGCCTTCGCCCGCTACTTCACCGTCCCCGAGTAG
- a CDS encoding cyclase family protein, with the protein MSLPDAFHDIAKRVNNWGRWGAADELGTLNLITDEVVREAAATVRTGRRIPLALPLRRDGVQTGMIPGRIDPLHVMVQINQELFGPGTVACSDDAVTMGLQAATHWDALPHVSHSGRLYNGRPAASITPHDGAEFSGIDKVRHLVSRGVLLDVARARGTDRLDGGYAVTPEDLDAAEEMAGTRVRAGDVVLVRTGQVQLCLAGDRHAYAYPSPGLSIRTPEWFHARDVAAVANDTLTFEVFPPEVEDLWLPVHALHLVEMGMPQGQNWNLEKLSTACGELGRYAFLLAATPEPFTGATGSPVAPVAVL; encoded by the coding sequence ATGTCGCTGCCGGACGCGTTCCACGACATCGCCAAGCGCGTGAACAACTGGGGCCGTTGGGGAGCCGCAGACGAGCTCGGCACACTGAACCTGATCACCGACGAGGTCGTCCGGGAGGCCGCGGCAACGGTCCGCACCGGCCGCCGGATCCCGCTCGCACTCCCCCTCCGGCGCGACGGCGTCCAGACGGGGATGATCCCGGGCCGGATCGACCCGCTGCACGTCATGGTGCAGATCAACCAGGAGCTCTTCGGCCCGGGCACCGTCGCGTGCAGCGACGATGCCGTGACGATGGGACTCCAGGCGGCCACCCACTGGGACGCGCTGCCGCACGTCTCGCACTCGGGCAGGCTCTACAACGGCCGCCCGGCAGCCTCCATCACCCCGCACGACGGCGCGGAGTTCAGCGGCATCGACAAGGTCCGGCACCTCGTCTCGCGCGGAGTGCTGCTCGACGTCGCCCGGGCCCGGGGCACGGACCGGCTCGACGGCGGGTACGCCGTCACGCCCGAGGACCTGGACGCCGCCGAGGAAATGGCCGGTACGCGCGTGCGGGCCGGCGACGTCGTGCTCGTACGGACGGGGCAGGTCCAGCTCTGCCTGGCCGGGGACCGGCACGCGTACGCGTATCCGTCGCCGGGACTGTCGATCCGGACGCCGGAGTGGTTCCACGCACGCGATGTCGCGGCGGTCGCCAACGACACCCTCACCTTCGAGGTGTTCCCGCCCGAGGTCGAGGACCTGTGGCTGCCGGTGCACGCCCTCCACCTCGTGGAGATGGGGATGCCGCAGGGCCAGAACTGGAATCTCGAAAAGTTGTCCACAGCCTGTGGAGAACTGGGCCGCTACGCGTTCCTGCTGGCGGCGACACCCGAGCCGTTCACGGGAGCGACCGGCTCTCCGGTGGCCCCGGTCGCCGTCCTGTAG
- a CDS encoding SDR family NAD(P)-dependent oxidoreductase, with product MGNFLAGKVVAVTGAGRGIGRAVALAAAAEGAKVVVNDYGVAVDGASPTSAVAEAVVKEIEAAGGDAVAVADDISTMAGGQRVVDVALSSYGRLDGVVCVAGILRERMLFNMTEEEWDPVVATHLKGTFTVFRAASAVMRKQRAGTLVGFTSGNHQGSVSQANYSAAKGGIISLVRSAALGLHKYGVTANAVAPVARTRMSAGVPMELAEIGEPEDVAPLVVYLLSDGAREQGITGQVYTVAGAKIAVWAQPRELRAAYASGGWTVEGIAEFLPGSVGVDPMPMLERVREMERAAQEGERPNAQ from the coding sequence GTGGGGAACTTCTTGGCAGGCAAGGTCGTCGCCGTCACCGGCGCCGGGCGGGGCATCGGCCGGGCGGTCGCCCTCGCGGCGGCGGCCGAGGGGGCGAAGGTCGTCGTCAACGACTACGGCGTGGCGGTCGACGGTGCCTCCCCGACCAGTGCGGTCGCCGAGGCCGTGGTCAAGGAGATCGAGGCGGCGGGCGGGGACGCGGTCGCCGTCGCCGACGACATCTCCACCATGGCGGGCGGGCAGCGGGTCGTCGACGTGGCGCTGTCGTCGTACGGGCGGCTCGACGGGGTGGTCTGCGTGGCCGGGATCCTCCGGGAGCGGATGCTGTTCAACATGACCGAGGAGGAGTGGGACCCGGTCGTCGCGACGCACCTGAAGGGCACCTTCACCGTGTTCCGGGCCGCCTCGGCGGTGATGCGCAAGCAGCGCGCAGGCACACTGGTCGGCTTCACCAGCGGCAACCATCAGGGGTCGGTGTCGCAGGCCAACTACAGCGCGGCCAAGGGCGGGATCATCTCACTCGTGCGGAGCGCCGCGCTGGGGCTGCACAAGTACGGGGTGACCGCGAACGCGGTGGCGCCGGTCGCGCGAACGCGGATGTCCGCGGGGGTGCCGATGGAGCTGGCGGAGATCGGGGAGCCGGAGGATGTCGCCCCGCTGGTGGTGTATCTGCTGTCCGACGGGGCGCGGGAGCAGGGGATCACCGGGCAGGTGTACACGGTCGCCGGGGCGAAGATCGCGGTGTGGGCGCAGCCGAGGGAGCTGCGGGCCGCGTATGCCTCCGGCGGTTGGACCGTGGAGGGGATCGCGGAGTTTCTGCCCGGGTCCGTGGGGGTGGATCCGATGCCGATGCTCGAGCGGGTGCGGGAGATGGAGAGGGCGGCGCAGGAGGGGGAGCGGCCGAACGCCCAGTAG
- a CDS encoding sigma-70 family RNA polymerase sigma factor: MAKKDAPPRWDRKMQQRLARGEAAALGELYDRFASLVHGLAHRVLGDERAADGITREVFIHVWEHPDTYDPKQGPLRTWVAALTHRLAVQRLRATETAALAREGSGTPEELEHKVRRASVAARADYIVQSMPVPLRSALERAYFQRRDYRQTATDLGITEDEARRRLRLGLQLLSTAHDSEAPGAPPGYGGAV; this comes from the coding sequence ATGGCGAAAAAGGACGCACCGCCTCGCTGGGACCGCAAGATGCAGCAGCGGCTCGCCCGCGGGGAGGCCGCCGCCCTCGGTGAGCTCTACGACCGGTTCGCCTCCCTCGTGCACGGCCTCGCCCACCGCGTACTCGGCGACGAGCGCGCCGCCGACGGCATCACACGCGAGGTCTTCATCCACGTCTGGGAGCATCCGGACACCTACGACCCCAAGCAGGGCCCGTTGCGCACCTGGGTCGCCGCACTGACCCACCGCCTGGCCGTCCAGCGCCTGCGCGCCACCGAGACCGCCGCCCTCGCCCGCGAAGGCTCCGGCACCCCGGAGGAACTGGAGCACAAGGTGCGCCGGGCCTCGGTCGCCGCCCGTGCCGACTACATCGTCCAGTCCATGCCGGTCCCGCTGCGCTCGGCCCTGGAGCGGGCCTACTTCCAGCGCCGCGACTACCGCCAGACCGCCACCGACCTCGGCATCACCGAGGACGAGGCCCGCCGCCGCCTCCGCCTGGGCCTGCAACTGCTGTCCACCGCCCACGACTCGGAGGCACCCGGCGCACCGCCCGGATACGGGGGTGCGGTGTGA